Proteins from a single region of Bradyrhizobium diazoefficiens:
- a CDS encoding ETC complex I subunit, with amino-acid sequence MTARIFKPAKNAMQSGRSKTKEWQLDYEPEQPRAVEPLMGWTSSGDMKQQITLRFHTKEEAVAYCERKGIPYQVIEPKESVRRPVAYADNFSFRRGEPWTH; translated from the coding sequence ATGACCGCACGCATTTTCAAGCCCGCCAAAAACGCGATGCAATCCGGCCGGTCCAAGACCAAGGAATGGCAGCTCGACTATGAGCCCGAGCAGCCGCGCGCGGTCGAGCCGCTGATGGGCTGGACCTCGTCCGGCGACATGAAGCAGCAGATCACGCTTCGTTTTCACACCAAGGAAGAGGCGGTCGCCTATTGCGAGCGCAAGGGCATCCCTTACCAGGTCATCGAACCCAAGGAATCGGTGCGCCGCCCCGTCGCCTACGCCGACAATTTCTCCTTCCGCCGCGGCGAGCCCTGGACGCATTGA
- a CDS encoding Lrp/AsnC family transcriptional regulator has translation MGGRDQLDGVDLRILSELQQDGRVRNNELALRVGVSAPNCLRRLKSLFSRGVIRAVRAIIDERLLGYEVVSFVSIQLGSQAQPVLEAFEGSIAAIPRIQQCWRISGDTDYLLKCVAPSVESMRQQLLHFAAMPDVKNVRSFPVLGVAKDVPLPVPDVAVAVTTG, from the coding sequence ATGGGCGGACGTGACCAGCTCGACGGCGTCGATCTGAGGATACTCTCTGAGCTGCAGCAGGATGGGCGGGTTCGCAACAACGAGCTGGCGTTGCGCGTCGGCGTGTCTGCGCCGAACTGCCTGCGGCGGCTCAAATCGCTGTTCAGCCGCGGCGTGATCCGGGCGGTGCGTGCGATCATCGACGAGCGGTTGCTCGGCTATGAGGTGGTGTCGTTCGTCTCGATCCAGCTCGGCAGCCAGGCCCAGCCGGTGCTGGAGGCGTTCGAGGGATCGATCGCCGCAATCCCGCGCATCCAGCAGTGCTGGCGCATTTCGGGCGACACCGACTACCTCCTCAAATGCGTCGCGCCGAGCGTCGAGAGCATGCGCCAGCAATTGCTGCATTTCGCCGCCATGCCTGATGTGAAGAACGTCCGCAGCTTTCCGGTGCTGGGCGTCGCAAAGGACGTGCCGCTGCCGGTGCCGGACGTCGCGGTTGCAGTCACGACAGGCTAG
- a CDS encoding AraC family transcriptional regulator, producing the protein MPFQAATATPRRAMTPAAFVRGVVAAYDRYGRDPTEALGKGQVTDELVRSSDGRVTAAQFEALAGHAMRELDDEALGWFSRRLPFGTYGMLCRASITAPNLEVALKRWCRHHRLLTEDVLIELSLGEETATISIREQRDLGPLREFCLVTLLRYVLGFSCWAVDSAIALRAAEFSYSEPEHVSVYPTIFCKAIRFGADRASIVFDRHYLSLPLSRSAADLDSMLKGALHLTVLPYRPYRRDRLLVERVRRVLREARGRILGAEDIASELALSTRTMHRRLREEATSLRDLKEEAKLELAKQELMRGRTPIKRIAEIAGFRNEKSFSRAFRSWTGASPREFRGRYR; encoded by the coding sequence ATGCCTTTTCAAGCCGCGACCGCAACGCCCCGCCGCGCCATGACACCCGCCGCCTTCGTCCGCGGCGTGGTCGCCGCCTATGACCGCTATGGGCGGGATCCGACGGAGGCCCTGGGCAAGGGACAGGTGACCGACGAGCTGGTTCGATCCAGCGATGGACGGGTCACGGCGGCCCAATTCGAGGCACTGGCGGGCCACGCCATGCGTGAGCTCGACGACGAGGCGCTCGGCTGGTTCTCGCGCCGGCTGCCTTTCGGCACCTATGGCATGCTGTGCCGCGCCTCGATCACCGCGCCCAATCTCGAGGTCGCGCTGAAGCGCTGGTGCCGGCACCATCGCCTGCTGACCGAGGACGTGCTGATCGAACTTTCGCTCGGCGAAGAGACCGCGACCATTTCCATTCGCGAGCAGCGCGACCTCGGACCCTTGCGCGAGTTCTGCCTCGTCACCCTGCTTCGTTACGTCCTCGGCTTTTCCTGCTGGGCGGTCGATTCCGCGATCGCGCTGCGGGCGGCAGAATTCTCTTACTCCGAGCCTGAACACGTCTCGGTTTATCCGACCATCTTCTGCAAAGCGATCCGCTTCGGCGCGGACCGCGCCAGCATCGTGTTCGACAGGCACTATCTCTCGCTGCCGCTCAGCCGCAGCGCCGCCGATCTCGACAGCATGCTCAAGGGTGCGCTGCACCTGACCGTGCTGCCTTACCGGCCCTATCGGCGCGACCGCCTGCTGGTTGAGCGCGTCCGCCGCGTGCTGCGCGAGGCGCGCGGGCGCATTCTGGGCGCGGAGGATATCGCAAGCGAACTCGCGCTCTCCACCCGCACCATGCACCGCCGCTTGCGCGAGGAAGCAACCTCGCTACGCGACCTCAAGGAAGAGGCAAAACTCGAGCTCGCCAAGCAGGAGCTGATGCGCGGTCGCACCCCGATCAAGCGGATCGCCGAGATCGCCGGCTTCCGTAATGAGAAGAGTTTTTCGCGAGCTTTCCGCAGCTGGACCGGCGCTAGCCCGCGCGAGTTTCGCGGGCGGTATCGGTGA
- a CDS encoding isovaleryl-CoA dehydrogenase — protein MNIPSIDFDLGEDISMLRDTVRAFVKAEVAPRAAEIEKANLFPADLWKRFGDLGLLGMTAPEQYGGSNMGYLAHIVAMEEISRGSAAVGLSYGAHSNLCVNQIRRNGNDAQRQRYLPKLISGEYVGALAMSEPGAGSDVVSMKLRADKRGDRYVLNGSKMWITNGGDADVLVVYAKTDPEAGPRGMTAFLVEKGFEGFTHGQHLDKLGMRGSNTYPLFFDECEVPEENVLGGVGEGVKVLMSGLDYERAVLSGGPLGIMAACMDAVVPYMHERKQFGQPIGDFQLMQGKLADMYATWQATRAYVYAVGRACDRADHARGLRKDAAAAILYSAEKATWMAGEAIQALGGVGYTSEFPVGRLWRDAKLYEIGAGTSEVRRMLIGRELMAETA, from the coding sequence TTGAACATCCCGAGCATCGATTTCGATCTAGGCGAAGACATCAGCATGCTCCGCGACACCGTACGCGCCTTTGTCAAGGCGGAGGTGGCGCCGCGCGCCGCAGAGATCGAGAAGGCCAATCTGTTCCCGGCCGACCTCTGGAAGCGCTTTGGCGATCTCGGTCTGCTCGGCATGACTGCGCCGGAGCAATATGGCGGCTCCAACATGGGCTATCTCGCCCACATCGTCGCCATGGAGGAGATTTCGCGCGGGTCGGCCGCGGTCGGGCTGTCCTACGGCGCCCATTCCAATCTCTGCGTCAACCAAATCCGCCGCAATGGCAATGATGCGCAGCGCCAGCGCTATCTGCCGAAGCTGATCTCCGGCGAGTATGTCGGCGCGCTCGCGATGTCGGAGCCGGGCGCGGGCTCCGACGTCGTCTCGATGAAGCTGCGCGCCGACAAGCGCGGCGACCGCTATGTGCTCAACGGCTCGAAGATGTGGATCACCAATGGCGGCGACGCCGACGTGCTCGTCGTCTACGCCAAGACCGATCCGGAAGCCGGCCCGCGTGGCATGACGGCCTTCCTCGTCGAGAAGGGTTTCGAGGGGTTTACCCACGGCCAGCATCTCGACAAGCTCGGCATGCGCGGCTCCAACACCTATCCGCTGTTCTTCGACGAGTGCGAGGTGCCGGAAGAGAACGTGCTCGGCGGTGTGGGCGAGGGCGTCAAGGTGCTGATGTCCGGCCTCGACTATGAGCGCGCTGTGCTCTCCGGCGGGCCGCTCGGCATCATGGCCGCCTGCATGGATGCGGTGGTGCCCTACATGCACGAGCGCAAGCAATTCGGCCAGCCGATCGGCGACTTCCAGCTGATGCAGGGCAAGCTCGCCGACATGTATGCGACCTGGCAGGCCACGCGCGCCTATGTCTATGCGGTGGGCCGCGCCTGCGACCGCGCCGACCATGCCCGCGGCCTGCGCAAGGATGCAGCGGCCGCGATCCTCTATTCCGCGGAGAAGGCGACCTGGATGGCCGGCGAGGCGATCCAGGCGCTCGGCGGCGTCGGCTATACATCCGAGTTTCCGGTCGGTCGTCTCTGGCGCGATGCCAAGCTCTACGAGATCGGCGCGGGGACATCCGAGGTTCGCCGCATGCTGATCGGCCGCGAACTGATGGCCGAGACGGCGTAA
- a CDS encoding carboxyl transferase domain-containing protein, protein MPLHSSIDPSSSDFARNADAMRALVADLREKLGQVAGGGGEASRNRHTARGKMLARERVDLLVDPGTSFLELSPLAAHGLYGGDVHSASIVTGVGRISGRECVVVANDATIKGGTYYPMTVKKHLRAQDVARQNNLPCVYMVDSGGAFLPLQDEIFPDERHFGRIFYNQAQMSSQGIPQIAIVMGSCTAGGAYVPAMSDESIIVRNQGTIFLGGPPLVKAATGEVVSAEELGGADVHSRQSGVTDHYAQNDAHAIGIARRIVGTLKPSTRPNLNMHPPRDPLFAAEEIYGVVPVDGRKPFDVRDIIARVVDGSEFDEFKKLYGTTLVCGFAHIWGYPVGIIANNGILFSESSLKGAHFIELCCQRGIPLVFLQNITGFMVGKKYEAGGIARDGAKLVTAVATASVPKFTVVIGGSYGAGNYGMCGRAYAPRFLWMWPNARISVMGGEQASMVLSQVRRDNIEAKGENWSKEEEDKFREPIRAQYESQGHPYYATARLWDDGVIDPADTRLVLGLGLSAASNAPIEPTKFGLFRM, encoded by the coding sequence ATGCCGCTCCATTCCAGCATCGATCCGTCGTCATCAGATTTTGCGCGCAATGCCGACGCCATGCGCGCACTCGTCGCGGACTTGCGCGAAAAGCTCGGCCAGGTCGCCGGCGGCGGCGGCGAGGCCTCGCGCAACCGCCACACTGCGCGCGGCAAGATGCTGGCGCGCGAGCGCGTCGACCTCCTGGTCGATCCCGGAACCTCGTTCCTGGAGCTGTCGCCGCTCGCGGCCCATGGCCTTTATGGCGGCGACGTGCATTCGGCGAGCATCGTCACCGGCGTCGGCCGCATCTCGGGCAGAGAATGCGTTGTTGTCGCCAACGACGCCACCATCAAGGGCGGCACCTATTATCCGATGACGGTGAAGAAGCATCTGCGCGCACAGGACGTGGCGCGGCAGAACAATCTGCCTTGCGTTTACATGGTCGATTCCGGCGGTGCCTTTCTGCCCCTCCAGGACGAGATCTTTCCGGACGAGCGGCACTTTGGCCGCATCTTCTACAACCAGGCGCAGATGTCTTCTCAAGGCATCCCGCAGATCGCTATCGTGATGGGCTCCTGCACTGCTGGCGGCGCCTATGTGCCGGCGATGTCGGACGAGAGCATCATTGTGCGCAATCAAGGCACCATCTTCCTCGGCGGCCCGCCGTTGGTGAAGGCTGCGACCGGCGAGGTCGTGAGCGCCGAGGAACTCGGCGGCGCCGACGTGCATTCGCGCCAGTCAGGCGTCACTGACCACTATGCGCAGAACGACGCCCATGCGATCGGCATTGCGCGGCGGATCGTCGGCACGCTGAAGCCATCCACACGGCCGAATCTCAACATGCATCCGCCGCGCGACCCGTTGTTCGCGGCTGAGGAAATTTACGGCGTGGTGCCGGTCGACGGCCGTAAGCCGTTCGACGTGCGGGACATCATTGCGCGCGTGGTGGATGGCTCCGAGTTCGACGAGTTCAAGAAGCTCTACGGCACGACGCTGGTGTGCGGCTTCGCGCATATCTGGGGTTACCCGGTCGGCATCATCGCCAACAACGGCATCCTGTTCAGCGAGAGTTCGTTAAAGGGCGCCCATTTCATCGAGCTGTGCTGCCAGCGCGGCATTCCCCTGGTGTTCCTGCAGAACATCACGGGTTTCATGGTCGGCAAAAAATACGAGGCCGGCGGCATCGCGCGCGACGGCGCCAAGCTGGTGACGGCGGTGGCGACCGCGTCGGTGCCGAAATTCACCGTGGTGATCGGCGGCTCCTACGGCGCCGGCAATTACGGCATGTGCGGCCGCGCCTACGCACCGCGCTTCCTCTGGATGTGGCCGAATGCGCGCATCTCGGTGATGGGCGGCGAGCAGGCTTCGATGGTGCTGAGCCAGGTCCGGCGCGACAATATCGAGGCCAAGGGCGAGAACTGGTCGAAGGAGGAGGAAGACAAATTCCGCGAGCCCATCCGCGCGCAATATGAGAGCCAGGGGCATCCTTATTATGCGACCGCGCGCCTGTGGGACGACGGCGTGATCGACCCGGCCGACACGCGCCTCGTGCTCGGCCTCGGCCTCTCAGCGGCGTCGAATGCGCCGATCGAGCCGACGAAGTTCGGCCTGTTCAGGATGTGA
- a CDS encoding acetyl/propionyl/methylcrotonyl-CoA carboxylase subunit alpha, translating into MDRSKLYRPFRTLLIANRGEIACRVIRTARAMGLRTVAVYSEADRDAMHVALADEAVLLGPARARDSYLNVERLIEAAKKTGAEAVHPGYGFLSENAEFAQACFDAGLVFVGPTAAMMTVMSSKSGSKALMEKAGVPLVPGYHGEAQDEATLSNAADKIGFPILVKASAGGGGRGMRIVRSAEELGPAIVSAKREAKAAFGDDRMLIEKYVDNPRHIEVQIIGDSHGNLLSLFERECTLQRRHQKVIEEAPSPTLNATQREAVCAAARKAAGAVNYVGAGTIEFVSDGKDVFFIEMNTRLQVEHPVTELITGIDLVEWQLRVAFGEALPLKQDEIKLNGHAVEARVYAENPTKNFMPSVGRISTWRLPAKTGGLRIDGGYREGDCVSPYYDAMLAKMIAWAPTRDVAIDRLNRGLEDSDVRGVVTNIPFLSALITHPQVRANAIDTGFIERELAALTSATPAPGELELCAAVAAIVNDERQAAQGEANSPWQTFGWQPVGRRQRNFAFRVSHGPEQKIALNYGSGPSTLVIGERELAFAVAPRDGGFDLTLEGVKSSVAAVIDGHELYLRTRNGRFDLHWIDPFGGEAEEHAGEDKIAAPLPGTVVALLAEKGATLEKGAPILTLEVMKMEQTLRAPFAGVLKAIKCKVGDIVQEGVELAVVEPLGE; encoded by the coding sequence ATGGATCGCTCAAAGCTCTACCGGCCTTTTCGCACCCTCCTGATCGCCAACCGCGGCGAGATCGCCTGCCGCGTCATCCGCACTGCGCGCGCCATGGGCCTGCGTACGGTCGCGGTCTATTCCGAGGCGGACCGCGACGCGATGCATGTCGCGCTCGCCGACGAGGCCGTGCTGCTCGGGCCCGCGCGGGCCCGCGACAGCTATCTCAATGTCGAGCGGCTGATCGAGGCTGCGAAGAAGACCGGCGCCGAGGCCGTGCATCCGGGCTACGGCTTCCTGTCCGAAAATGCCGAGTTCGCGCAGGCCTGCTTCGATGCCGGGCTGGTGTTTGTCGGCCCGACTGCCGCCATGATGACGGTGATGAGTTCGAAGTCCGGCTCGAAGGCGCTGATGGAGAAGGCCGGCGTGCCGCTGGTGCCCGGTTATCACGGCGAGGCTCAGGACGAGGCGACGCTGTCGAACGCAGCCGACAAGATCGGCTTCCCCATTTTGGTGAAGGCCTCCGCCGGCGGCGGCGGCCGCGGCATGCGGATTGTTCGGTCCGCGGAAGAACTTGGGCCGGCGATCGTCAGCGCCAAGCGCGAGGCCAAGGCCGCGTTCGGCGACGATCGCATGCTGATCGAGAAATATGTCGACAATCCCCGCCACATCGAGGTGCAGATCATTGGCGACAGCCACGGCAATCTGCTGTCGCTGTTCGAGCGCGAATGCACGCTGCAACGCCGCCATCAGAAGGTGATCGAGGAAGCGCCGTCGCCGACGCTCAACGCCACGCAGCGCGAGGCGGTCTGTGCCGCCGCGCGAAAAGCGGCGGGCGCGGTGAACTATGTCGGCGCCGGCACCATCGAGTTCGTCTCCGACGGCAAGGACGTGTTCTTCATCGAGATGAACACGCGTCTCCAGGTCGAGCATCCCGTGACCGAGCTGATCACCGGCATCGATCTCGTCGAATGGCAATTGCGGGTCGCGTTCGGCGAGGCGCTGCCACTCAAGCAGGACGAGATCAAGCTCAACGGCCACGCCGTTGAAGCGCGCGTCTATGCAGAGAATCCGACCAAGAATTTCATGCCGTCGGTCGGAAGGATTTCGACCTGGCGTTTGCCCGCCAAGACCGGGGGCTTGCGCATCGACGGCGGCTATCGCGAGGGCGACTGCGTCTCGCCTTATTACGACGCGATGCTCGCCAAAATGATTGCCTGGGCGCCAACACGCGACGTCGCGATCGACCGGCTCAACCGCGGCCTCGAAGACTCCGACGTCCGCGGCGTCGTCACCAATATCCCATTCCTGTCGGCGCTGATCACGCATCCACAGGTGCGGGCGAATGCGATCGACACGGGGTTCATCGAGCGCGAGCTGGCCGCCCTGACATCGGCGACGCCGGCGCCGGGTGAGCTCGAGCTGTGTGCGGCAGTGGCGGCGATCGTCAATGACGAGCGGCAAGCCGCGCAAGGGGAGGCGAATTCGCCTTGGCAGACGTTTGGCTGGCAGCCGGTCGGCCGCCGCCAACGCAACTTCGCTTTCCGCGTCAGTCATGGGCCCGAACAGAAAATCGCGCTGAACTACGGCAGCGGCCCGTCGACGCTTGTGATCGGCGAACGAGAGCTGGCATTCGCGGTCGCGCCGCGGGACGGCGGCTTCGATCTGACGCTGGAAGGTGTCAAATCCTCGGTGGCCGCCGTCATTGACGGCCATGAGCTATATTTGCGCACGCGCAACGGTCGCTTCGACCTGCACTGGATCGATCCGTTCGGCGGCGAGGCCGAGGAGCACGCCGGCGAGGACAAGATCGCGGCACCGCTGCCGGGCACCGTCGTCGCCCTGTTGGCGGAGAAGGGGGCAACGCTCGAGAAGGGCGCGCCGATCCTGACGCTGGAGGTGATGAAGATGGAGCAGACGCTGCGGGCGCCATTCGCTGGCGTCTTGAAGGCGATCAAGTGCAAGGTCGGCGACATCGTCCAGGAAGGCGTGGAGCTCGCCGTGGTCGAGCCGTTGGGTGAGTAG